A window from Psychrobacter sp. P11G3 encodes these proteins:
- a CDS encoding nucleotidyl transferase AbiEii/AbiGii toxin family protein yields MKNIEEWIDRAENDDEKKFRQAIHLILLAISRDKFLSQNLVIKGGIVLSLAYGSERYTTDLDLSSLDNMEVLSKEDLELKLSKQITAVVALNDYDLKLLVHSIKYMPKDPSKVKFPAYKARIGYADSTNKNAIKRLDNKQSPHIIELDISFNESVSVSDTENFKLTDRLNVLCYSLEQLIAEKYRSILQQIVRTRSRRQDVFDIHYLLNQEASLLYSNETKKTVLDKLIKCSERKGIEEYLNQFGMRDEEIKRLSLEDFHTLSLEIDIDTEVPPADMYTVVQDYFESLPWSNLKI; encoded by the coding sequence ATGAAAAATATTGAAGAATGGATAGACAGAGCAGAAAATGATGATGAAAAAAAATTTAGGCAAGCTATTCACTTAATTTTATTGGCTATCTCTCGTGATAAATTCTTATCGCAAAATTTAGTCATAAAGGGAGGAATAGTATTATCTTTAGCTTATGGCTCGGAACGCTATACAACCGATCTAGATCTATCTTCTTTAGATAACATGGAAGTTTTAAGCAAAGAAGATCTAGAATTAAAGCTAAGCAAGCAAATTACAGCTGTTGTCGCCTTAAATGACTACGACTTAAAGCTCCTAGTTCATTCTATAAAATACATGCCTAAAGATCCTAGTAAAGTAAAGTTCCCGGCTTATAAAGCGAGGATTGGGTATGCGGATAGCACAAATAAGAACGCTATAAAACGCTTAGATAACAAGCAATCTCCTCACATCATTGAGCTTGATATTAGCTTCAATGAGAGTGTGTCAGTAAGTGATACTGAGAACTTCAAGTTAACTGACCGACTCAATGTTTTATGTTACTCACTTGAACAGCTTATAGCTGAGAAGTATCGCAGCATACTACAACAGATCGTTAGAACTCGTAGTCGCCGTCAGGATGTTTTCGATATTCACTATCTTTTAAACCAAGAAGCAAGTCTTTTATACTCAAACGAAACTAAAAAAACTGTATTAGATAAACTGATAAAATGCTCTGAGCGTAAAGGAATAGAAGAATACTTAAATCAATTTGGAATGAGAGATGAAGAGATAAAAAGACTCTCACTCGAAGATTTTCATACCCTTTCTCTTGAAATAGATATCGATACAGAAGTACCTCCAGCAGATATGTATACCGTAGTCCAAGATTATTTTGAATCACTCCCATGGAGTAATTTAAAGATATAA